A section of the Roseivirga sp. BDSF3-8 genome encodes:
- a CDS encoding type I restriction enzyme HsdR N-terminal domain-containing protein → MVKLNLPPYACRVERQAGKLVIFDPIRKKYLVLTPEEWVRQHFIAYLTNYLNYPQGLIRAEAGIKYNQMQRRSDIVVYDRSVSPLMLVECKAPEVKVSRKTFEQAAAYNKVLGAPYLIVTNGLSHFCCEIDHDKGTYDFIDAIPEYSEPVT, encoded by the coding sequence ATGGTGAAGCTTAATCTACCTCCTTACGCATGCCGTGTCGAAAGGCAGGCAGGAAAATTAGTAATTTTTGACCCTATACGAAAAAAATATTTGGTTCTCACTCCAGAAGAGTGGGTCAGGCAACATTTTATCGCCTATCTGACCAATTATTTAAACTATCCCCAGGGTTTGATACGAGCAGAGGCTGGCATAAAGTATAATCAAATGCAGAGACGGTCCGATATAGTGGTCTATGATCGCAGCGTTTCACCGCTAATGCTTGTAGAATGCAAGGCTCCCGAAGTAAAAGTGTCCCGAAAGACCTTCGAGCAGGCAGCCGCTTATAATAAGGTGCTGGGGGCGCCCTATTTGATAGTTACTAATGGACTGTCTCATTTTTGCTGTGAGATTGACCACGATAAAGGCACGTACGATTTTATCGACGCGATACCGGAATACAGTGAACCGGTGACATAA
- a CDS encoding AMP nucleosidase, producing MKTKKEIVDNWLPRYTGTPLEEFGEYILLTNFQNYVQMFAERFGVEVRGKEKPMQTATAENITIINFGMGSAMAATVMDLLSAVAPKAALFLGKCGGLKKKTQLGDLILPIAAIRGDGTSNDYMPPEIPALPSFRLQRAVSSSIVNHESDYWTGTVYTTNRRVWEHDKAFKKYLRKIRAMGIDMETATIFTVGFMNEIPHGALLLVSDNPMIPEGVKTEQSDAKVTSKFVENHLAIGIDALQDLRDSGESVKHLRFE from the coding sequence ATGAAAACAAAAAAGGAGATCGTAGATAACTGGCTACCACGGTATACAGGCACCCCATTGGAGGAATTCGGTGAATATATTTTGCTCACAAACTTCCAGAATTATGTGCAAATGTTTGCTGAGCGATTTGGTGTTGAGGTTCGTGGCAAGGAAAAACCGATGCAAACGGCTACCGCCGAAAATATTACTATCATAAACTTCGGCATGGGTAGCGCCATGGCTGCCACCGTTATGGACTTATTATCTGCAGTAGCCCCTAAGGCGGCCCTGTTTTTAGGCAAATGCGGAGGTTTAAAAAAGAAAACCCAGCTCGGAGACCTCATTTTACCTATTGCTGCTATACGCGGTGACGGTACCAGTAATGATTACATGCCTCCTGAGATACCTGCCCTTCCTTCATTCAGGTTACAGCGTGCTGTCAGTTCCTCTATCGTTAATCATGAGTCAGACTACTGGACAGGCACAGTATATACTACCAATCGCCGGGTATGGGAGCACGATAAGGCCTTCAAAAAATATCTCAGAAAAATCCGGGCTATGGGCATCGATATGGAAACTGCCACAATATTTACGGTAGGATTTATGAACGAAATACCCCATGGGGCCTTGCTGTTGGTTTCAGATAATCCAATGATTCCTGAGGGTGTAAAAACTGAGCAGAGCGACGCTAAAGTGACGTCAAAATTCGTCGAGAATCACTTGGCCATTGGCATTGATGCCCTTCAGGACCTGAGAGACTCAGGTGAAAGCGTAAAGCATCTCCGTTTCGAATAA
- the ald gene encoding alanine dehydrogenase translates to MIIGVPKEIKNNENRVALTPAGCAELVKAGHTVYLQQTAGEGSGFMDDEYTAAGGQLLPTIEAVYDTAEMIMKVKEPIEEEYSLVKKDQLVFTYFHFASSEPLTNAMVKSGAVCLAYETVEKADRSLPLLIPMSEVAGRMSIQQGAKYLEKPLRGRGILLGGVPGVRPAKVLILGGGVVGTQAAKMAAGLGADVTIMDVNLQRLRYLADIMPANVNTYMSNEYNIRDILPSIDLVVGAVLIPGAKAPHLVTRDMLPLMRPGTVLVDVAVDQGGCIETCEPTTHANPTYIIDEIVHYCVANMPGAVPYTSTLALTNATFPYALQLANRGWAEAARRNDEIKKGLNVINGDIVYEGVADAFGRKFVPVEKYIGD, encoded by the coding sequence ATGATTATTGGGGTACCTAAAGAAATTAAGAATAACGAGAACAGGGTCGCACTGACTCCTGCCGGATGCGCAGAACTCGTTAAAGCCGGCCATACGGTTTATCTTCAGCAGACTGCCGGAGAAGGCAGTGGTTTTATGGACGATGAGTACACGGCCGCTGGTGGCCAGCTCCTTCCTACGATAGAGGCAGTTTATGATACCGCCGAGATGATCATGAAAGTGAAAGAGCCTATCGAAGAGGAGTATAGTCTTGTAAAAAAAGACCAACTGGTATTCACTTACTTCCACTTTGCCTCTTCAGAACCACTTACCAATGCTATGGTAAAAAGTGGCGCTGTATGCCTGGCCTACGAAACCGTCGAAAAGGCTGACCGGAGTCTTCCCCTACTTATCCCAATGTCTGAAGTGGCTGGCCGCATGTCTATCCAGCAGGGAGCCAAATATTTAGAAAAACCTCTGCGTGGCCGTGGAATCCTACTTGGAGGAGTTCCGGGTGTACGCCCTGCTAAAGTGCTTATACTTGGCGGTGGAGTAGTAGGTACACAGGCAGCTAAGATGGCGGCAGGCCTTGGGGCAGATGTCACCATCATGGATGTGAACCTGCAGCGTCTGCGCTATCTGGCAGATATTATGCCTGCTAATGTGAATACCTATATGTCTAACGAATACAACATTCGTGACATACTACCTTCAATAGACCTTGTGGTGGGGGCCGTACTAATCCCTGGTGCAAAAGCGCCTCATCTGGTGACCCGTGACATGCTACCTCTTATGCGCCCCGGCACGGTACTAGTAGACGTTGCTGTGGATCAAGGAGGTTGTATAGAAACCTGCGAACCTACCACGCATGCTAACCCTACTTATATAATCGACGAGATAGTACACTATTGTGTAGCTAATATGCCTGGCGCGGTACCTTACACCTCTACTCTAGCGCTCACCAATGCTACCTTTCCCTATGCTTTACAATTGGCTAATAGGGGCTGGGCAGAAGCGGCACGCCGCAATGATGAGATTAAAAAAGGCCTCAATGTCATTAATGGTGATATTGTTTATGAAGGTGTTGCTGATGCATTCGGCAGAAAATTCGTCCCGGTAGAAAAATACATCGGGGATTAA
- a CDS encoding amidohydrolase — MKKTLLLAIGLLILGSCTQNTSETASGEQADLIVHNARVYTVDSSFTVAQAFAVKDGKFVKIGSDEEIKGAYAAKQTLDAGGKPVYPGFHDAHSHFFGYGLFLQDVNLVGSRSLEEIMDRIAAHREKYPNQEWIVGRGWDQNLWEDKSFPENSELNRAYPDVPVFLTRIDGHAALVNEKALTLAQVEASTPVEGGKILLTGEGIPSGVLIDNGVDLVQNVIPTPTREIATKGLKLAQKNCFEVGLTSICDAGLAKGQIDLVDSLQKSNDLQIRMYAMANPNEENLSHFLNSGPYKTERLTVTGFKVYADGALGSRGACLLKAYADDPENYGLMVTTKEQMEELAARIHAGGFQMNTHAIGDSANRVVLNIYAENLGGKNDRRWRVEHAQVVNPADIASFGQYSIIPSVQPTHATSDMDWADERLGEERIAHAYAYKDLLAQNGHIPLGSDFPVEQINPLYGFHAAVARKAADGHPDGGFQMKNSLSREEALRGMTIWAAYANFEDEQKGSIENGKVADFVILEEDLMEAPESSLRDIKVTATYVDGREVYKK, encoded by the coding sequence ATGAAAAAAACCTTACTGCTGGCTATCGGCCTGCTGATACTGGGAAGCTGCACCCAGAATACCTCAGAAACTGCATCAGGTGAACAGGCTGATCTGATTGTACATAACGCACGTGTTTATACTGTAGATAGCAGTTTTACTGTGGCTCAGGCCTTTGCAGTAAAGGACGGCAAATTTGTAAAAATTGGCAGTGACGAGGAGATAAAAGGAGCCTACGCTGCCAAACAAACCCTGGACGCCGGAGGCAAGCCTGTTTACCCTGGTTTTCATGACGCGCACAGCCACTTTTTCGGATATGGCCTTTTTCTTCAGGATGTAAACCTGGTAGGCAGCAGGTCCTTAGAAGAAATAATGGATCGTATAGCAGCCCACCGTGAGAAATACCCCAATCAGGAATGGATTGTAGGCCGTGGCTGGGATCAAAACCTGTGGGAAGACAAAAGCTTTCCTGAAAACAGCGAGCTGAACAGGGCCTACCCCGATGTACCGGTTTTCTTAACCCGGATTGATGGGCATGCGGCTTTGGTAAATGAGAAAGCGCTGACCCTTGCTCAGGTGGAGGCCTCTACCCCGGTGGAAGGCGGTAAGATATTGCTTACCGGTGAAGGGATACCGAGTGGGGTATTGATAGATAACGGAGTAGACCTGGTACAGAATGTAATCCCTACCCCTACCCGGGAAATAGCTACTAAAGGGCTAAAGCTTGCTCAAAAAAACTGCTTTGAGGTAGGCCTTACAAGCATATGTGATGCCGGCCTGGCAAAAGGCCAGATTGACCTTGTAGACTCATTGCAGAAATCAAACGACCTCCAAATCAGGATGTACGCCATGGCTAACCCAAATGAGGAAAACCTAAGCCATTTCCTGAATAGTGGTCCTTATAAAACAGAGAGGCTAACGGTAACCGGCTTTAAGGTGTATGCTGACGGAGCACTGGGTTCCCGTGGCGCATGCTTGCTTAAAGCATATGCAGACGACCCGGAAAATTACGGCCTCATGGTTACTACCAAAGAACAAATGGAGGAGCTGGCTGCGAGAATTCATGCAGGAGGCTTCCAGATGAATACACACGCGATAGGTGATTCAGCAAACAGGGTGGTTCTTAACATATATGCGGAAAATCTGGGAGGCAAAAACGATCGCCGCTGGCGAGTGGAACACGCCCAGGTGGTGAACCCTGCCGATATTGCTTCTTTTGGCCAGTACAGTATTATACCATCAGTACAACCTACACACGCCACTTCGGATATGGATTGGGCAGATGAGCGACTTGGAGAGGAGCGTATAGCCCATGCATATGCTTACAAAGATTTACTGGCCCAGAACGGACATATTCCTCTAGGTAGCGACTTTCCGGTAGAACAGATTAACCCGCTTTACGGTTTTCATGCGGCAGTGGCCAGAAAAGCAGCAGACGGACACCCCGATGGAGGCTTTCAGATGAAAAACTCCCTGTCACGCGAGGAAGCGCTCAGGGGCATGACTATCTGGGCAGCTTACGCCAATTTTGAAGATGAGCAAAAGGGCTCAATCGAAAATGGAAAGGTTGCCGATTTTGTGATTTTAGAGGAGGACCTGATGGAAGCTCCTGAATCATCTCTGCGTGACATTAAAGTAACTGCCACCTACGTGGATGGCCGCGAGGTTTACAAAAAGTAA